A genome region from Anopheles stephensi strain Indian chromosome 2, UCI_ANSTEP_V1.0, whole genome shotgun sequence includes the following:
- the LOC118504273 gene encoding 39S ribosomal protein L14, mitochondrial, which produces MLRNSATVLFQSANLARTIHTTAACNEIRKLARLRVVDNSEIGKRAMAEGKPPKCIHVYNKQSVGRIGDKVLVAIKGQKKKGILVGCKQFQKPKIPKFDSNNLVLIDDNGTPLGTRIHVPIPTILRTILKEKTQAKGADYTKLLGIASRFV; this is translated from the coding sequence ATGCTACGAAATTCGGCCACCGTCCTGTTTCAATCGGCAAACCTCGCGCGCACGATACACACCACAGCGGCGTGCAATGAAATTCGCAAACTGGCCCGACTCCGCGTAGTCGACAACAGTGAAATCGGCAAACGTGCCATGGCTGAGGGTAAACCGCCCAAGTGCATACATGTTTACAATAAACAAAGTGTCGGGCGGATCGGCGATAAGGTGCTGGTGGCGATCAAGGGACAGAAAAAGAAGGGAATTCTCGTCGGATGTAAGCAGTTCCAGAAACCGAAGATTCCCAAGTTCGACAGCAACAATCTGGTGCTGATCGATGACAATGGGACACCGCTGGGGACGCGCATTCACGTACCGATTCCGACAATCCTGCGCACGATCTTGAAGGAGAAAACACAGGCGAAAGGAGCGGACTACACGAAACTGCTCGGCATTGCAAGTAGATTTGTTTAA
- the LOC118504272 gene encoding grpE protein homolog, mitochondrial, whose amino-acid sequence MHRSKSALSLLQQLTRLRATASGTTLASRTMQTMNVTHASDTRLLWSVNRTTHGLQLRSFTTEKDTARVEEPTENEKKLTLELEETRKEAADLAEKVKSLDDKYKRALAESENIRRRLTKQIDDAKLFGIQGFCKDLLEVADILGHATEAVPKDEISDKNPHLKNLFEGLSMTRQQLNSVFKRHGLEPVNPMNEKFNPNLHEALFQQEVANVEPNTVVVVSKIGYKLHDRCIRPALVGVTKG is encoded by the exons ATGCATCGTTCAAAAAGTGCACTGAGTTTGCTTCAGCAACTGACCAGATTAAGGGCCACGGCGAGCGGAACCACACTGGCAAG CCGTACGATGCAAACGATGAATGTAACACACGCTTCGGACACTCGATTACTTTGGTCCGTAAACCGTACGACACACGGCCTACAGCTGCGATCCTTTACCACAGAGAAAGACACAGCACGTGTTGAGGAACCGACCGAGAACGAGAAGAAGCTAACGCTGGAACTGGAAGAGACACGGAAAGAGGCGGCCGATCTCGCGGAGAAAGTTAAATCGTTGGAT GACAAATACAAGCGCGCCTTGGCGGAGAGTGAAAACATTCGACGACGGTTAACGAAACAGATTGACGACGCCAAACTGTTCGGAATCCAGGGTTTCTGTAAAGATCTGCTGGAGGTAGCGGATATTTTGGGCCACGCGACGGAAGCTGTCCCGAAGGATGAG ATTTCAGATAAGAATCCTCACTTGAAAAATCTGTTCGAGGGACTCTCCATGACGCGTCAGCAGCTCAACAGTGTATTTAAGCGACACGGGCTGGAACCGGTCAATCCGATGAATGAAAAGTTTAATCCCAATCTGCACGAAGCGCTGTTCCAGCAGGAGGTGGCCAATGTGGAACCGAACACGGTCGTGGTGGTGAGCAAAATCGGATACAAGCTGCATGACCGCTGCATACGTCCAGCGCTCGTAGGTGTGACGAAGGGTTAG
- the LOC118504270 gene encoding putative pre-mRNA-splicing factor ATP-dependent RNA helicase PRP1 has protein sequence MSKRRIEVMDPFIKKRREEKAAAEGSSGAGSSKHDSGASSSAGSKAMVAAGAAAGSSETGGKNPLNGVAYTQNYYNLYKKRITLPVFEYKTDFMRLLAEHQCIVLVGETGSGKTTQIPQWCVEYALQTSSKGVACTQPRRVAAMSVAQRVSEEMDVMLGQEVGYSIRFEDCSSPRTLLKYMTDGMLLREGMSDPMLEAYQVILLDEAHERTLATDLLMGVLKEVIRQRKDLKLVVMSATLDAGKFQQYFDNAPLMNVPGRTHPVEIFYTPEPERDYLEAAIRTVIQIHMCEEIEGDILMFLTGQEEIEEACKRVKREIDNLGPDVGELKCIPLYSTLPPHMQQKIFEPAPPKRANGAIGRKVVISTNIAETSLTIDGVVFVIDPGFSKQKVYNPRIRVESLLVSPISKASAQQRAGRAGRTRPGKCFRLYTEKAYKTEMQDNTYPEILRSNLGTVVLQLKKLGIDDLVHFDFMDPPAPETLMRALELLNYLAALDDDGNLTDLGAVMAEFPLDPQLAKMLIASCQHNCSNEILSITAMLSVPQCFVRPNEMKKAADDAKMRFAHVDGDHLTLLNVYHAFKQNNEDQGWCYDNFINYRSLKSADNVRQQLARIMDRFQLQRTSTDFTSREYYFNIRKALVQGFFMQVAHLERTKHYQTIKDNQVVQLHPSTCLDHKPEWVIYNEFVLTTKNYIRTVTDVKPEWLLQIAPQYYDMNNFPLCEAKRQLELILARMDSKQFQQGF, from the exons ATGTCTAAGCGGCGTATCGAAGTGATGGATCCATTCATCAAGAAGCGAAG AGAGGAGAAGGCTGCGGCCGAAGGTTCATCCGGTGCTGGCTCATCAAAGCACGACTCCGGCGCCAGTTCCAGTGCCGGATCGAAAGCGATGGTAGCGGCCGGAGCAGCCGCCGGATCATCCGAAACGGGAGGCAAGAACCCGCTGAACGGTGTTGCCTACACCCAGAACTACTACAATCTGTACAAAAAGCGCATCACGCTGCCGGTGTTTGAGTACAAGACGGATTTTATGCGCCTGCTGGCGGAGCACCAGTGTATCGTGCTGGTCGGTGAAACCGGTTCCGGCAAAACAACCCAAATACCTCAGTGGTGCGTCGAGTATGCGCTGCAGACGAGCTCGAAGGGTGTTGCCTGCACACAGCCGCGTAGGGTGGCCGCCATGTCGGTGGCGCAGCGTGTTTCGGAAGAGATGGACGTAATGCTCGGACAGGAGGTGGGATACAGCATTCGTTTCGAGGACTGCTCGAGCCCTCGCACCCTGCTGAAGTACATGACGGACGGTATGTTGCTGCGGGAAGGCATGAGCGATCCGATGCTGGAAGCGTATCAGGTCATCCTGCTCGACGAAGCTCACGAACGAACACTGGCCACGGATTTGTTGATGGGTGTGCTGAAGGAAGTGATTCGACAGCGGAAGGACCTGAAGCTAGTCGTCATGTCCGCCACACTGGACGCGGGCAAGTTCCAGCAGTACTTCGACAATGCGCCGCTCATGAACGTGCCGGGGCGTACGCATCCGGTAGAGATTTTCTAcacaccggaaccggaacgggACTATCTGGAAGCGGCAATCCGTACCGTGATACAGATTCACATGTGCGAAGAGATCGAGGGTGACATACTGATGTTCCTGACCGGTCAGGAGGAGATCGAGGAGGCTTGCAAGCGTGTGAAGCGTGAAATCGACAATCTAGGCCCGGATGTGGGTGAGCTGAAGTGTATTCCCCTCTACTCGACGCTTCCGCCCCATATGCAGCAGAAAATCTTCGAACCAGCACCACCCAAACGTGCGAACGGTGCGATCGGCCGGAAGGTGGTCATATCGACAAACATTGCCGAAACGTCGCTCACGATCGAcggtgttgtgtttgtgattGATCCCGGATTTAGCAAACAGAAGGTGTACAATCCGCGCATTCGCGTCGAAAGTTTGCTCGTGTCGCCGATCAGCAAAGCGTCCGCGCAGCAGCGAGCCGGTCGTGCCGGACGAACGAGACCCGGAAAGTGTTTCCGGCTGTACACCGAAAAGGCGTACAAGACGGAGATGCAGGATAATACGTATCCGGAAATTTTGCGTTCCAATTTGG GCACGGTGGTGTTGCAGCTGAAAAAGCTCGGAATCGATGATTTGGTACACTTTGACTTCATGGATCCGCCCGCACCCGAAACGCTGATGCGTGCGCTCGAGCTGCTCAACTATCTGGCCGCACTGGACGATGACGGTAATCTGACGGATCTCGGTGCGGTGATGGCTGAATTCCCACTGGATCCGCAGCTGGCGAAAATGTTGATTGCCAGCTGTCAGCACAACTGCTCCAACGAGATCCTGTCCATTACTGCTATGCTGTCGG TTCCACAGTGCTTCGTGCGGCCGAACGAGATGAAAAAGGCGGCCGATGATGCCAAGATGCGCTTTGCGCACGTTGATGGTGACCATCTGACGCTGTTGAACGTGTACCACGCTTTTAAACAAA ATAACGAAGATCAGGGCTGGTGTTACGATAACTTCATCAACTACCGGTCGTTGAAGTCGGCCGACAATGTAAGACAACAGCTAGCCCGCATCATGGATCGCTTCCAGCTGCAGCGCACGAGTACGGACTTTACGTCGCGGGAGTACTATTTTAACATTCGCAAAGCGTTGGTGCAGGGCTTCTTCATGCAG GTTGCTCATTTGGAACGAACCAAGCACTATCAGACGATAAAGGACAACCAGGTGGTACAGCTGCATCCGTCCACCTGTCTCGATCACAAACCGGAATGGGTGATTTACAACGAGTTTGTGCTGACGACCAAGAACTACATCCGAACCGTGACGGACGTTAAGC CCGAATGGTTACTGCAGATTGCGCCACAGTACTACGACATGAACAATTTCCCACTGTGCGAGGCGAAGCGTCAGCTCGAGCTTATACTGGCACGCATGGATTCGAAACAGTTCCAGCAAGGGTTTTAA
- the LOC118504271 gene encoding probable ATP-dependent RNA helicase DDX56 codes for MDEPENGLNFHELELDDRLLRDIARLGWTSPTLVQEKAIPFLMEGKDVLIRARTGSGKTAAFAIPIIQNVLRYKREAEVRATTVLVMAPSQDLCHQIAKVFASLTYSFGPFLRIVDLSSKEQKGTHRHLLAERPDIVISTPARLRTVLADGTLNVRDSLRCVTIDEADLMFTFGFEKDLQEVLKHFPPVHQSVLCSATLEEDVLKLKQLILHNPVILKLEEPHLAVGSQLKHYQINAEEADKAAILYTALKLKLIQGKCIIFVKSVNRCYRLKLFLEQFGIRSCILNSELPIKIRCHTVNQFNQGVYDTIIASDEQMTDNPKLVKKKNAKKPTAKELLQQTEAESSVSRGIDFQCVSCVVNFDFPSDINSYIHRAGRTARGKNNGSVLSFVSAEEQEMKTRVEEFLQTLAGDAEFTMSNFNFNLDEVEAFRYRSKDAWRAITKFSIREARIKELKMEMFNSEKLKSFFEKNPRDFQTLRHDRPLHTVHVQEHMGDIPEYLVPPALKPMVDIMNAKRKQKMLERHATAKKRRTKADDPLMVNGIDYKQINM; via the exons ATGGACGAACCGGAGAATGGGCTTAATTTTCACGAGCTAGAACTAGACGACCGTCTGCTGAGG GATATAGCCCGTTTGGGATGGACCTCTCCTACCCTGGTGCAGGAGAAAGCCATCCCGTTCCTGATGGAAGGCAAGGATGTGCTGATTCGTGCCCGTACCGGTTCGGGAAAGACGGCCGCGTTCGCTATCCCAATCATACAGAACGTGCTCCGGTACAAGCGCGAGGCGGAGGTACGTGCAACGACCGTACTTGTGATGGCCCCTAGCCAGGACCTTTGCCATCAGATTGCCAAAGTGTTTGCCAGTCTGACGTACTCCTTCGGGCCTTTCCTGCGGATCGTGGACCTTTCCTCGAAGGAACAGAAAGGAACACACCGGCATCTGCTTGCCGAGCGGCCGGATATCGTTATTTCCACACCGGCCCGATTGCGCACCGTACTCGCCGATGGAACGTTGAACGTGCGGGATAGTCTTCGCTGCGTGACGATTGACGAGGCGGATCTGATGTTTACGTTCGGGTTTGAGAAGGATTTGCAGGAAGTGTTGAAGCATTTCCCGCCGGTGCACCAGTCGGTACTGTGTTCGGCCACGCTGGAAGAGGATGTCCTTAAGCTGAAGCAGTTGATTCTTCACAACCCGGTAATATTGAAGCTGGAGGAACCACATCTGGCGGTCGGCAGTCAGTTGAAGCACTATCAAATCAATGCGGAAGAAGCTGATAAGGCGGCGATACTGTACACGGCGCTGAAGCTGAAATTGATCCAGGGAAAGTGCATCATTTTCGTGAAATCTGTGAATCGGTGTTACAG ATTGAAGCTGTTCCTGGAACAGTTTGGCATTCGTTCGTGCATTTTGAATTCGGAGCTGCCTATCAAAATTCGTTGCCACACGGTGAACCAGTTCAATCAGGGCGTATATGACACGATCATCGCTTCGGACGAACAAATGACCGACAACCCAAAGCTggtcaagaagaaaaatgcgaAAAAGCCAACCGCCAAGGAATTGCTGCAGCAAACGGAGGCGGAATCCAGCGTCTCGCGAGGAATCGATTTCCAGTGTGTGTCGTGTGTGGTGAACTTCGATTTCCCGTCCGACATCAATTCGTACATTCATCGTGCTGGCCGTACGGCACGTGGCAAGAACAATGGAAGCGTTCTGTCGTTCGTAAGTGCCGAGGAGCAGGAAATGAAGACGCGGGTCGAAGAATTTCTACAAACACTGGCGGGTGATGCAGAATTCACGATGAG CAATTTCAACTTCAATCTGGACGAAGTGGAAGCATTCCGATACCGGTCCAAGGACGCATGGCGTGCGATTACAAAGTTTTCGATCCGTGAGGCTCGGATAAAGGAATTGAAGATGGAAATGTTCAACTCCGAAAAGCTGAAG TCGTTCTTTGAGAAAAATCCACGTGACTTCCAAACACTGCGTCACGACCGACCCCTTCACACGGTGCACGTGCAGGAACACATGGGTGACATACCGGAATATCTTGTCCCGCCCGCTCTGAAACCGATGGTGGACATTATGAACGCGAAACGGAAGCAGAAGATGCTGGAAAGACATGCGACTGCCAAGAAACGGCGAACGAAGGCGGACGATCCACTGATGGTGAATGGGATCGATTACAAACAGATAAACATGTAA
- the LOC118504229 gene encoding uncharacterized protein LOC118504229, producing MGWRLIVLGIVTLGSLYTLHLLAQDFMKLSKPLFMASGKRDLGPSLSFNRTATLLDFEAKINWNKILQTDPLKCAFSLICQLAAGAEPQDVQAKIIYEFVAFSVENSKTIPRPLKESFELGLKYNDNLSAKENYKKCYRRYPLCLYSARTMLRFMSLFGNE from the exons ATTAATTGTACTTGGTATAGTAACGCTCGGATCGCTGTACACGTTACACCTCCTGGCGCAAGATTTCATGAAACTATCGAAACCACTGTTCATGGCATCCGGCAAACGAGATCTGGGCCCATCGTTATCCTTCAATCGAACCGCCACTCTGCTG gattttgaagcaaaaatCAACTGGAACAAAATTCTGCAAACTGATCCGCTCAAGTGTGCATTTTCCCTCATCTGCCAATTAGCCGCCGGAGCTGAGCCGCAGGATGTGCAGGCGAAGATAATTTATGAATTCGTGGC TTTCAGTGTCGAGAACAGCAAAACCATTCCACGGCCACTGAAGGAATCCTTCGAGCTGGGGCTCAAGTACAACGACAACCTGTCGGCGAAAGAAAACTACAAGAAATGCTACCGTCGCTATCCGCTCTGTCTGTATTCTGCCCGCACAATGCTAAGGTTTATGAGTTTGTTTGGCAACGAATGA
- the LOC118504266 gene encoding 1-phosphatidylinositol 4,5-bisphosphate phosphodiesterase gamma-1 produces the protein MSFSIGSGTGTSCLAALGEMEQIICQLERGTLIQKFYPRKRPEKKTLMLRRETRQIIWSSVQTNGRGNYEGSLELREVKEVRPGKKSKDFEKWPEEAKKSEPRKCFVILHGNDFKLRTVSIVAFSEKEADMWLKGLKYLISDTITSPYWLQIERWLRREFYLMEANGTASLKDIRSFLPKINCKISTAKLNDIFHEVDTRRRNELGFDDFTRLYQRLILPATALPDYFDGIRMATYSQDGQTVTLQEFRRFLAKVQQEGEGSGGGNGDGGAGGQSEEVVAKFINDYIQDPARDVSEPYLRLHEFIDFLFSRQNEIWDKRCDTVYQDMTRPLAHYWISSSHNTYLTGDQFSSESSVEAYARALRMGCRCIELDCWDGPDNMPLIFHGHTFTTRIKFMDVIRTIKEHAFITSEYPLILSIEQNCSLTQQRRMAQAMQEVFGEMLLTQPIDKAETQLPSPQQLKRKIILKHKKLPENGMLVVDEVGKESAILLRANDESELDIRNTVKNGILYLEDPVDKGWNAHFFVLTQHKLFYTDSQRPDRDNDGRDDEREENGFANRTSRDGAVLSNDELHFGENWFHGKLSGGREEAEKLLQQFSHLGDGTFLVRESVTFVGDYCLSFWRQGKPNHCRIKLKQDKGVTKYYLMENVLFESLYSLIMYYRQNALRSAEFYITLKEPVPQPNKHETKEWYHHTTTREQSEIVLNQIPQDGAFLVRPSDKGPKAFVISFRAHGKFKHCRIRVEGRLYEMGGMEFESLVDLVNFYSKHPLYRKVTLTYPIPREMIRRINTMDVPEESGAYGYMDPATVINENVTVKALYDYKAQRDDELSFCKHAIITNVAKKGNDWWLGDYGGKRQHYFPANYVQELSAMDDGTLVDEGANEPLMLGSLQKGSLDVHGAVVEMAYSNHPDIERILRIQNPTMQNVFEVGVQTKELAYEWMCAIKEAAQNASAMENERRKMERNSRVAKEMSDLIIYCRSVPFKHHPASWVFYEMSSFPETKAEKYFLQPETRPLFVRYHRNHLSRVYPKGQRLDSSNYHPTALWNCGSQMIALNFQTPDKPMQLNQAKFRDNGGCGYLLKPEFMFRDEFDPTDPNTLVGVNQMVVNVRIIGGRNLCKVSRNITSPLVEVEVLGAPFDGGIKHRTRAIADNGLNPIWNEICEFRIWNPHLAMIRFEVQDEDMFGEPNFIGQAVFPVGAIRTGYRSIVLRNKYSEELELATLLVHTRIRSAQAE, from the exons ATGAGTTTCAGTATCGGGTCGGGCACGGGCACCAGCTGCCTGGCAGCGCTCGGCGAGATGGAACAGATCATCTGCCAGCTCGAGCGGGGCACACTGATCCAGAAGTTTTATCCCCGCAAACGGCCGGAAAAGAAAACGCTAATGCTGCGCCGCGAAACGCGACAG ATCATCTGGTCCTCGGTGCAAACGAACGGACGCGGCAATTACGAAGGATCGCTAGAGCTGCGCGAGGTGAAGGAAGTGCGTCCGGGGAAGAAATCGAAAGACTTTGAAAAGTGGCCCGAAGAGGCAAAGAAGAGTGAACCGCGCAAATGTTTCGTCATACTGCACGGCAACGATTTCAAGCTGCGAACCGTCTCGATCGTCG CATTTTCCGAAAAAGAGGCCGACATGTGGCTAAAAGGACTGAAGTATCTGATCTcagacaccataacctcaccGTACTGGTTGCAGATCGAGCGGTGGCTTCGGCGCGAATTTTACCTAATGGAAGCGAACGGCACGGCCAGCCTGAAGGACATTCGATCGTTTCTGCCGAAAATCAACTGTAAAATATCCACCGCCAAGCTGAACGACATCTTCCACGAGGTGGACACCCGGCGCCGGAACGAGCTTGGGTTTGATGATTTTACACGGCTTTATCAGCGGCTGATACTACCCGCGACGGCACTGCCGGATTATTTCGATGGAATACGCATGGCTACGTACAGCCAGGACGGGCAAACGGTTACGCTGCAGGAGTTCCGCCGGTTTCTCGCCAAAGTGCAGCAAGAGGGCGAAGGAAGCGGTGGTGGGAACGGGgacggtggtgctggtggacaGAGCGAAGAGGTGGTAGCCAAATTCATCAACGATTACATCCAAGATCCGGCACGTGACGTGAGCGAACCTTATCTGCGTTTGCACGAG tttatcgattttttgttttcgcgcCAAAACGAAATCTGGGACAAGCGGTGCGATACGGTGTACCAGGACATGACCCGCCCGCTCGCCCACTATTGGATCTCGTCTTCGCACAACACCTACCTGACGGGCGATCAATTCTCGAGCGAATCTTCCGTGGAAGCGTACGCCCGAGCGCTGCGCATGGGATGCCGCTGCATTGAGCTAGATTGCTGGGACGGGCCGGACAATATGCCGCTCATCTTCCATGGCCACACGTTCACGACACGCATCAAGTTTATGGACGTTATACGTACGATCAAGGAGCACGCCTTCATCACGTCCGAGTATCCGCTCATCCTGTCGATCGAGCAGAACTGTTCGCTCACCCAGCAACGGCGGATGGCACAGGCGATGCAGGAAGTGTTTGGTGAGATGCTGCTAACGCAACCGATCGATAAGGCGGAAACGCAGCTACCCTCACCCCAGCAGTTGAAGCGTAAAATTATACTGAAACACAAGAAGCTGCCCGAAAACGggatgctggtggtggatgaGGTGGGCAAGGAATCGGCCATCCTGCTGCGTGCGAACGACGAGAGCGAGCTGGACATCAGGAATACCGTCAAGAACGGTATCCTGTATCTGGAGGATCCCGTCGACAAGGGTTGGAATGCACACTTTTTCGTGCTAACGCAGCACAAGCTCTTCTACACGGACAGTCAGCg ACCCGATCGGGACAATGACGGTAGAGACGATGAGCGCGAGGAGAATGGTTTCGCCAACCGTACGTCCCGCGATGGTGCTGTGCTTTCGAACGATGAGCTTCACTTCGGGGAGAATTGGTTCCACGGCAAGCTGTCCGGGGGGCGTGAGGAGGCCGAAAAGCTGTTGCAACAATTTTCCCACCTGGGCGACGGTACGTTCCTGGTGCGGGAAAGCGTTACCTTCGTCGGGGACTATTGCCTGTCCTTCTGGCGCCAGGGTAAACCGAACCACTGTCGGATAAAGCTCAAGCAGGACAAGGGCGTCACGAAGTACTATCTGATGGAGAACGTGCTGTTTGAGAGTTTGTACAGCTTGATCATGTACTACCGGCAGAATGCGCTTCGCAGTGCG GAATTTTACATCACACTGAAGGAACCGGTCCCGCAGCCGAACAAGCACGAAACGAAGGAATGGTACCACCACACGACCACCCGCGAACAGTCCGAGATTGTGCTCAACCAGATCCCGCAGGACGGTGCCTTCCTGGTGCGGCCCAGTGATAAGGGACCGAAAGCGTTCGTCATTTCCTTCCG GGCGCACGGCAAATTCAAACACTGCCGCATACGGGTGGAAGGCCGGCTGTACGAGATGGGTGGGATGGAGTTTGAAAGTCTGGTGGATCTGGTCAATTTCTACTCGAAACATCCGCTCTACCGGAAGGTGACGCTAACGTATCCGATCCCGCGGGAAATGATTCGGCGGATCAACACGATGGAT GTTCCAGAAGAAAGTGGCGCGTACGGCTATATGGACCCGGCAACGGTTATCAACGAGAACGTAACGGTGAAAGCGCTGTACGACTATAAAGCCCAGCGGGACGATGAGCTGTCGTTCTGCAAGCACGCAATCATTACCAACGTGGCGAAGAAGGGCAACGACTGGTGGTTGGGTGATTACGGTGGCAAACGGCAACACTACTTCCCGGCCAACTACGTGCAGGAGCTGAGCGCCATGGACGATGGCACGCTGGTGGACGAAGGCGCTAATGAGCCGTTGATGCTGGGAAGCTTGCAGAAAG GTTCCTTAGACGTGCACGGCGCGGTGGTCGAGATGGCGTACAGCAACCATCCGGACATCGAGCGCATCCTGCGCATCCAGAACCCAACCATGCAGAACGTGTTCGAGGTCGGCGTACAGACGAAGGAGCTAGCGTACGAGTGGATGTGTGCCATCAAGGAGGCGGCCCAAAATGCGAGCGCCATGGAGAACGAACGGCGCAAGATGGAGCGCAATTCGCGCGTCGCGAAAGAAATGTCCGATCTCATCATCTACTGTCGCAGCGTACCGTTCAAGCATCATCCCGCCTCGTGGGTGTTTTACGAAATGTCCAGCTTCCCGGAAACGAAGGCGGAGAAATACTTTCTGCAGCCGGAAACGCGCCCACTGTTCGTGCGCTACCACCGGAACCATCTGAGCCGGGTGTATCCGAAGGGTCAGCGGCTCGATTCGTCCAACTACCATCCGACGGCACTGTGGAACTGTGGGTCGCAGATGATTGCGCTCAACTTCCAAACGCCGGACAAACCGATGCAGCTGAATCAGGCCAAATTTAGGGACAATGGGGGCTGCGGCTACCTGCTGAAGCCGGAGTTTATGTTCCGGGACGAGTTTGACCCGACCGATCCGAACACGCTCGTGGGGGTGAACCAGATGGTTGTGAATGTGCGCATCATCGGTGGCCGGAATCTGTGCAAGGTGAGCCGCAACATTACCAGCCCGCTGGTGGAGGTGGAAGTGTTGGGCGCACCGTTTGACGGTGGCATCAAGCATCGTACCAGAGCCATAG CGGACAACGGGTTGAACCCGATCTGGAACGAAATCTGCGAATTTCGGATATGGAATCCGCACCTCGCGATGATCCGGTTCGAGGTGCAGGACGAGGACATGTTCGGGGAGCCGAACTTTATCGGCCAGGCCGTATTTCCGGTCGGTGCCATCCGGACCGGCTATCGCAGTATCGTACTGCGCAACAAGTACAGCGAAGAGCTCGAGCTGGCCACGCTGCTGGTGCACACGAGAATTCGATCAGCGCAGGCGGAGTAG